aaactCGTGAACTTAAATTCTTTCCTTTTCgcaaaaagttatataaataattaaaacattctaatttgtaatgtaaaagcACTCTAAAGCGTAATTTATTAGTTTCATACTTATAGTAATTCACATTAACTTGTATTGCGTAACTTAGTTTTCCCTTCGCCAAGTTGTGAAATATCAAAGACTGCCTCCGCTGTGTGGGGTCAGAGGTCAAGCGCTCACCATCGCATGCAATACGACGAGGAAATTGTAACATAAACTAAAGTATGGaatattttgcaaaatacAATCATATATGTCCTATATTGgtatatttaagttttgtttacaGATATCGTAATTTTTCATTGTCGAAAATAACTTGTgaattcagttttaactgacaTAACTTTCGTTTCACCAAATCTGTAACctattcttttaaaagtagaattaattatagtttatttaaaaaaaaaatcagtcgaattgataacctccttctttttgaagtcggctaatgaAAACATCTTCAAGTCCTAGTTATTTCAACgagcaattttaattacttagtaCTTGTGCGAATTAagttaatcaattaaaatcttCGAGTAAGTGAGGTCGAGACAAGAATATTCTATATCAGCCATCACCTAAATAACTGAATATGTACTCATCGTGCGGTCACATCAAACGGTTAACCTTCTATTGCATGTTGTAATCGATTTTGTTTATTCCAATCGATTCTAAGCGCCCCCGTGCGTAGAATCGATAATTTATCGATTACGAATAAAATGACGTAACACTAAAACGCGGGAAAAATTTTACAGCATTTTTCTTCTATGTTATTCTAtggttttctttttcaaacaAAGAGCAATCctttaaatgtactttataaaaatcttttttattcaatgaaattatttttggcGCCACTTTTTTCACAAGTAACGTATAAGTAccgtttatttgttaataaataaataaaccataGAGTAATGGCCGTGTCAGTGGCATACCATAAATTTAACGTTCACCGCAACGGCTACCGGCCGCAAACAGAACGCCCATAAAACTTTTAGTACCCGCATATTGACTCGCTAGGATAACCACACAATCcacattttcacaaaatatgttgttcaacaatttttttacttaaatatgaaaatcacTAGGGGCCACGCATAGCACGAAGCAGACAAGTTAAGAAGTCCCACGTAGTGTATATTTAGtatatatgaaaaatgtatGCTAAGGGTCTTCCTTAGTGATTCATTAACGACACAGCAGTTAGTGTGGAAGTAACATTGtaacagataaaattatttttgaacgtaaacatataaaaaccaCTTTGAAAGCATTAtgcattgttattttataactgtaaaaaaataaaggaacaTATCCTAGATTAATACAATATCTGGTTACCTCAATCCAAAACTTGTCAATACATATTTAGccgaaattaacaaaataatatgttaaatataaattcaaactcttcaattttatttgactttcacttaattaaaatgattatgaAAATTCATTCTGATtacttaaatttgaattactaATTTCTAAATTCACTATAgttatgtaaattgaataCTGGATGAATATAAGTTTCCATGATTTCCACTATTGTGACGGAAGACAGTTTGTGATGTAATGTAGTCTTCTTCACAGAAagctttcattttttattcaaaaacataattatgatgTTATTATACATTTCTAAACTTAGAAATCAGtaataatctatatacataaaagaaagtcgtgttagttacactatttataacttaagatcggtcgaactgatttagctgaaaattggtgggtaggtagcttagaaccaggaaacggacataggataatttttaccccgttttctattttttattccgcacggacggagtcgcgggtaaaagctagtaatctATATTATAGACTCGCGCtttgttaagtttaaatttgtcAGGAAACGTTTAGCACGCCATCTGTTGTGTAATGTACTAACTTCCCTGACCTATGACAAAGCACTTTCACTTTtcataaaagtataattaatatactttgatccataaacaatgaaaaatagtaACGAAAGATATTGTATATTGTTCAAACTCTTGTTACATAAGTATTTCTAcctagtttttatttcttttatgcaCTTTTGTGACCTAAAGCTATATTTTACAAGTCGTGAATTGATTCCATTGATAACAACATTACAATGCTACGACTGAGATTGAAGTACATATATTATTCTTTTAGTAGTTTTTAGACAAGGATCAATCATTTAAATCCATATTTAATTAGAACAAACAACTAtctttactatttataatGCAGGAGATGACAATTATGCAGAATGGATATATTTTAGAATGGACGCTATTATGACTAAAAAAGATGCATCCGCTTCGTTGTCTATCAAAGTCCGAATTTCACTGCTAACAGCAAAAAGAAAGTGATGAACGTCgataaattttagaaaacCAGAACTTAGCGTTATCACTTGACCTCATACTATGCCTGTGGCGTGGAATTTTACTCGCCAATTAACTTTAGAATTCACAAAATAGAGTTTTATCGACATACTTAagaatgaatttaataagAGTGGATTGTTGTAGTTGTTAGatctttcaataaatttatctgAAAATGTTACCTAGaaggtttttattattacgacTGAATTGTTTAATTAGGCGTTATTATAGTCACGTGATGTAACGGTTTCGTTGAACATGTTTGAATATTTACCATAGTTATTTTATCGCAATGTTCCacagttgtaaaaaaaatagaaagcgtattaattaattgccGGGTCTACATTTCACACGAGCAACATTGTTCACCTGCCTGCTTCAAAAATACGATGAGAACAATTCTCGTTCACGTAACGTGCATTAGAATATTATCAATTGTCGTTTGTTACATCAGCACGATTTCTGTTTAACGagaaaaggtaaaatattagGACAAGTTGGAAAGTTAACGAATACATGTGAATTTCAGTGATTGCatcacaataaaatttattattgtttagatTTAAGACATACGAGAAGTTAATTTAGATTAGTTTTTTCCAACCAATAAGTACTAATTGTATACATTGTTGTGCAGTGCATAGCCCTGGCGTTGGTGGCGTGCGTAGGCGCCGAGCCCCCCTCCGGCTACAGTTACAACCGGCCGTCCGGCGGACACGGCGGCGGCGGCTTCAGCGGCGGCCTGAGCGGCGGCGGCCCACTGCAGCCTGTGCCCGCAGGTTACCAGACCTCCGAAGGCCAGCACGTCGACGCCCAACTGCTGGAGCAGGTGCGCCAGATCCTCCTTAAGGAGGAGGCGTCCTCCGGCTCCGGCTTCGGCGGCGGCCACAGCGCGCCCTCTTCTTCTTACGGCGCTCCCTCCTCCTCCTACGGCGTGCCCTCTTCCTCCTACGGCGTGCCCGGCTACAGTGGTCGCGTCGTCGACATCAATCTAGAGGGTGTCCGCCAGGCCATCCAAGTCGCGCAGTACGAGCAGTCTGGAGGCTCCAGCGGCGGCTACCCCTCCTCCTCCTACAGCGCCCCCTCGGGAAGCTACGGCGCCCCCTACTAAGCGGGAAAGATCACCCCCTTCGTAATTCGGACGCAACACCATCTCTCGTCCGAATAGTTAAACGTTTACCGATGGACCGTCGGCCACGTACAATGTAGGTGGCCGCGGTTTCTGCCAGCTCGGCCAACGCCTGCGACTGTGCGCGCTCACGGGTCTGCGGCCGGCGGGGGGACAGTCGCTCCAATTCTCATGCGAAGTGTCCCACCGCCGGCCTTCACTCcttgttttgtaaaaagtttattgttaatgtagtttaatttatttttaagttttttctttacaaaaaaacaataaatacatttcGACACCGTATACATTTGTTTCACTTCACAACATTAGTGCGCTTACTGCCACAGGTTACGTATGTACGAGTTGTTACTGTAAGAAACATTCTCTAGCGAAAGGTCACATTATAACCTTATCACAGTAAGTATTTTATGAGACCCTTCTCCAATTGACCAAGTGCTGTTCGATACACCTATTGCTAAATCATCTATTCCTTTTACTTTCCTATACCTATTTTGATAATCAATTCAATGCAATGTGGTTAATCTTCTTACTCACGATCTTCTAAAACATTACGCGAACACAATCACCATCTTAATTATTGTAGAAACTTTACTGAACTCTTTGATGGATTATTTTACATTCTAATGACTAATGAACGGGCCATGAAACTCGTTGTTTATCATTTTCAAAATCGGTATTACTGAAAAAAGTAagaataatttagaattaatttagaggaatttaaaaataatattttcataaataggTACATATACAGCGTCAAAAGTTCTCTAAATCGCTTTGTGACAAGGATGGTTCGGCCATGTTCACTTTAGCGATGGCACTGCCGTACCCACAAATTATTACATCCATTGGAtgattatataataatgtagtcTACATTTGTAGgagtacaaaatataaagaagtATAATACGTTGATAGATAACCGCAGGTTTAGGAGCCACAAAAGCTAACCTATCACTACTAACGGATCATTATCTTTGCAGCGCAACCCTTTAATTGCTTATACAGGGCTGTCACTAAACTAACTTCTGCATTTTGAGACAAACTGTGATGATCTGATGCTGATTTGTGTTTCGATTCAGCATCTTTTAGAGTGAAACATAATTAAGAAGCCCTTTAAAAAGTATCATGAGATTTgtatgataaaatatacagAATAATCGTGGCTACGACTACATTGTCACATCTTCCCCCATACAAAAAAGTGCATTCGCTCCGAAGTGATTCCATAACGTACAAATCTGACAGTCACTTTCGATAACTCACATGATTGTCACGTGACAGtaccattttatatatataaaaattaatcccTACATCCCTTGGTCACGCCATACCACgcgaacggctggaccgatttaacttttttttgttgtgtttgttattgtcagGAGAAGGTTgtgacagaaaaaaattaaaaaatttagatggatggatggataatgaTGTTTGTTCGAAGATATCTCTAGAaaggcttaatggatcttaattaaatttggtatagatataaaacataatctggaagaacatataggctacatattaagttttttttaattccgcacagacgaagtcgcgggcgacagcaagtacattttgaaaattctttATGGAATCGCTTGGGAGTGAATGCACTTTGTCTAGAATGTCGACTTCACAGCtagaatgttttatattttgtctttATATACAGTATGTTGTAATTGATTACCCAACAAAAGTTTAAACGCAGCATAAGGTATAAAGGCTTATAGTGTGCAAGGCATAATCATTGCAGTACAGGTCTTGTAAAGTACAAATCTACAATCATACTAGGGTGGTCAATAACTGTCTGCTAACCCTAGCTTATAATCTCAGCGCATTACATAAAGTTACATAACTGGCGAGCATAGACAATGGCCGGCTGCTGATGCTCCTGCTCTATGGCGAAACATGCAATTGTCTATTACACAGTCCGTGcgaaagtattattaattgttgCCGTAATGACAGGTACGCAATCTTACCGCAAGGAAACAGTTTGCAAAGATTGTACTCACTGATACTGTGGGTTTCTATTGCccaaataacataataacatCCCGCTCATTCTCTTCTAAAAAAGAAAGGTAAACGGTACGTAGACTTACAATAAGATGTTGTGTAAAGTGTTTCGGCACATAGAGTCGGAACAgcatataaaaatctaatatataaaattctcgtgtcacagttttcgtcaccgtactcctccgaaacggcttgaccgattctcatgaaattttgtgagcatattcagtaggtctgagaatcggccaacatctatttttcataccccccccccccaatttttaactgcgcgcggacggaatcgcgggcgacagctagtaatggataaaaattaacaaaaaaatgacaCCCATACACAAGCACTGCTTTtcgattgaaaaaaatatcaaaatcggagcatcAGTTGCGGAGTTACGTGATaagacatattaaaaaaatacaaaggaaTTAATAACTTCCTCCTATTTGAAGTTGGCTAAAAATTGGTTAAATACTTTTGTAATCGTACTAAGATTTCTTTTCCACTTATCGAATAGCTacagattaaatttatttgaaattgttcATAAATTAGGCATAGAATATAGAAGTCGCCCTCGACAAGAATCACGCGGCTAATGTCACCggtggaaaaaataaataaattaatctttcGTACTACAAAATCGAATTCCATtgaatcattttataataaaatttaagaaaaaaacaaattgtaagtgaaaaatatatttaatttcgtactattttcattgaatttcatCACTTTAGAATCACaatactttatatataaaaaaaaggaaatagtattacaacattataaacactgtaatatatatgtttacaTAATTACCTACTTAGCACTAAAATTGGCACTTAGTGAGCACAAAGTAACATTTACAGCatctttacatttaaaatacttaaaaaaataatacatttattatctaaaaatgttaaaattattaggtCAGCACCATTTCGACAGAAATACACCATTAAGCAGATATTTCtgaatctataaaaataaaattactgctGGTTGTTCTTTTATTcggttatttttacattttacaatgaTAGAGGATTCATTTTTACGAATAGTTTAAAGTTCgtcgaaaatttaataaattaaggaAGACATTGACATCAATTATATAGACcacaagaataaaaaaaagcctaAATTACGACCGTACACATAAAGCAGCTTccagtaaaattattactttgtacAAACGCGAATTTTAGGACAGACATAGAGACAGACATTCTTAAAATTGGAGCACAAAgtctgttttttatattaaatacagacactccaattttttgaattttatgaaACTTGATTAGGCTTATCGATTTTGCCTGCAATGTTAAAACCGTCATGTCGTAATATGCCTTCATTCGACAAATTTGATAATTCATAACATAACCATGAAATACCTTTGGTCCATTACAAACTCTTTTACAAATAtagcaaattaatatttacatacagaCAACCATTTCctgtaagaaattaatattagtaatttttctgAAAAGAACATTTAGCTCAATaacctccaaacaaacatttacaggaatatttttaaaatgcttacAAGGAAGATTTGTTACAGtaaaacacacataaaaaatacagtcgaattgataacctccatCTTTTTGAACTAggctaataaaaaatacagaaagtatttttacattgatatttgaagtactttgtaaaataaaattattatgcttTCTCGATcacactataaaaaaaactatcacgaaatttaatatagtaaaaaaatggaaaaggaatgataaaataatatttaaaatgtattaaatagttaCTAAATATCACgagacataaaaattaatttaaaatacagtgggcctagcaggaatatgacaatcgccatcgtatcgtcaacGACATAATTCGAATTAAAAGTGCAACGCGTATCGGACGTAAAGTATATCAAAAATCTTATACTTCACATAATTAACGTTAACGATGcaaaggcgattgtcacaaatattcatgctaggccTAGTCATATAAAGCTCgcatgtaaattaaaatgtgtccGTCCAAATGTAAACTCAAAAACAAATTGAGTTGGAATTAacactgaaataaaaagacaaaaatttaaacgcGTTACTCGAGAACAAAATTGAAGGAACACTCGggacaaaaacatatttgcaCTCCTTTTATTGCCTTtgaaaaaaagagataactatatgttttaacGTAAGTCTTTCAGCAGTAGAATTTCACGGTAAATCTGAGAAAGTATCCTTGTGAGGCAATAAGTtagtaatttaacaattattgagcaatttaaaatagacataACAACTGGAGaagcaaagaaaatattattaaatgtatttatctgGAAAGAATGGCCtacattattgtaaattaaaagataaaatattaaaattatgatgtATTTCTATAGTTTTCGAGTTAGCTGCCACAAATAAATGACagcatattaataataaataaattattcgcattccataaaataataagtaatcaTTGCCTTTATACTGTAAAACTATAGATGTTTAACGAATTATTTTCACAACCGTTTAGGGTTTGAGTATTTTCGTcgatctataaaaaaaactataacgaaaaaagaagaaagtaaaagatttttcttaTATGAAGCCCTTTTACTTTTGCCTAAAAAAGGTAAGGGAACAAAGAGTATGCGATGGAAACTAGACACATCAGAGCAACGAAGGCGGGAAAATAcgcatagattaaaaaaaatattttacacgaATCTTACGTcgaagtattataaatattatataagatAGAAAAGCAACTGATTTTAATACGATTAAGTATATTTGGAACGATATAcctaactaaatattttactataccaAAAATTCACTATTGGAATTTCGATTATATTCATTgccttacaaattttataaaattaaacaactgtattattttattgctatttaaatattttaattgcgtatataaatatttatatttcctcTCTTATTAAAGAAGTTATTTTGTTTGGcacaaaatacttaaaataactctaagtatgttttaaaatgttttgtaaggtAAAATTTTGGTATCACCTTCAAAGACGtcaaaactgtttaaaaaaatattttattccctcaattatttttatcatttaatagtTTGATTATTaggaacattttattaattttaattctatatcATCTATGTTTCTAAATGCATCTAAAAATATGGATTTTCGACAACATCTcacttttatatacttatgacaataaattaaaaattatacaaacaaaACTGTACAGCCCAAAGTTAACAAACAGACcataaatctaatttatatatagatgtcaTTGAAAGGTAACTAATAATCTATGCCTATAGatagaaatattacaaatacttCGATCAATAATGAAACTAaaggaatattaaatttcctCTCGCAAGTCTAACTCAATTACACACTAAGCAAATAATACAAGAGTTTTATacaacaatgaaaataaatttatttacattggtACAAAGTACACACAATATCTTTCTTACAAACACTGTCATTTTGGCACATTATCAatcaaagtatttaaaaccaagcgcctaaataatataaataaaacatacagcctaaattaaatcatatttgttcatgatcgatttaaaaaacataaaaaaatattatctattgtctgttctttattattatagtctGTGGAACAACAAAAATGAGACATAACCTCACTTTTTAACTCGAATTTTAAGACTGGCCCGGTATCACCCTGTATTAGCTGGCACCTTTTTCTTTGACTTCTTTTTTATCGACATCCTCTGCATTGGTTTTATCTTGTTCGTTGTCATGTTGCTCCTGAGGCCACAACACCTCCTGGTGGTTCAACATGTAGTACGCCATGTGCTTGTCACTACCGTAAGTGGACGCCTTTGTACCCAGACACATTAGGAACTGACTCTTTTCCAAATTCTTGTCACAGTCCACCGAATGAAACTTGTGCACTAAACTATCGTCGGCCGTTCTATACACTGTTAGGTTGGATTTGATTAAAGTTTCAAACAACTGCACGTCCTCCATACCCCAGCCCTTAATGTTTAAATCGAAACCTCCCACTCGCATAAAATCGCACTTGTATAGACCTAAAATACCGAATCCGTACTGTCTGAAGTATCCGTTCTCATCGTTTATCTCAGTGCTGTACTTCAAGTCTGCGAGTTCTCGTTCAGTCTTCGGTGTCTCTTCCTCTTCTTCGACGAACTTCCCGATATCATCGTCCGCgattaatatttcatctttGAATTTGTTATAATCTTCACCGTTTACCACGTCAGGGTTGAACTCGCTGAACACTATGGGGAAGTAGACTTGTGTGTACTTAATCGTGTTGATTCTGATTCTTCTCAGCGATAAATGGTTGAACATCATGTCGACGTCTATGAAGAAGATCAGGTCGTCGTCCTGACACAGCTTCAGCCCCTCCGTTAGAGCCGCCCCTCTCGAGAATGTGGTCGAGCCCATTTGTATTATTCTTATATCTTTGCCGTACATATCCGTGTAATACTTGACTAGAGACTGCGTGTTCACGTAATCCAACGGGTTCTTACTATCTAAGTAGAGCACTATAATCAAGGACACCGCCTGGTCGGTTTTCAGCACGATATCCTCGTAGTTTTTCATGAACCTGCCGAAGGTTTCCTGTCGGCCGGAGAGAGGCATGACGAAGTGAATGCGCCTGTCGTAGAGCGGGTACTCGAGCTCGCCGCCGCTCCACTGGAGCACCTTGGGCAGGTTGCTGTGTATGCGCATGAGGCCGCTCTCGAGCGCGCCGCGCACGTCCAGCCGCTCCAGGAAGCCCTGCTGCTGGCTCGGCTCGTCGAAGTCCTCGTACTCCACGCCCTCCACCTGCTCCAGGATGGCGGGATCCTCGGGGGGAGGAGGCTCGCCGATCGGCAACTCTCTGATCTCCGTACCTGTAAAGTAGATACATTGAGAAAAGCGTTGATGCGTATGTTAGTGTTGTCAGTGAGCGTGTTCGCAATATAGTTTGAGGTGTCGCGAAGTGGATGTACCGGTGAAGGACTGCTGCAGGTAGGCGTGGCGGCGCACGGCGGCGGTCATCTTGCGGCCGCGGTAGCGCCTGTACTTGAGCAGGAGGTCGAGCGCGTGGTCGGCGCCGTGCAGCGGCTGCAGGCGCGTGTACCCGTACAGCAGCTCGTTGAAGTCGATCACGCGCCCGCGCTGCCGGGACGGCGCGTTTATTATCTCCATCACCTGTCAAACACACATTCTCATTATCCTTCTTCACATAAATAACAtagcttaaaataatatgaccGCGAGAGAAAAAGTATTAGTAGTTAAAGATATTGTGAATACCAACCTCTCTGATGACGTCATCGAGCGCCTCCTTGAGCGGGCTCTCGATCCTGCGCTTGGGGTTGGAATGGCTGATACTGTAGATGGACTTGCTGATGAAGTCAAAGTGCACGATGTCCTCCACGTCATCAGCTTTGAACCTGTTCATACTAATTGGCGCTCCTGGAAACGAGAAATtcgtatttattgtttaaatttatttataataaaatttcttcttATAACGCTCCTATCGTAGTCTTTGCGCTTTAAGAAggctataaacaaatattttttgatcaAATACTGAATTCTATGTAGcttgatatttatttcttactttgCAACACTAATCATATCTGcaaaatgaatgttttttttagaaaatttagttttgttaCAACATCAGATCATAGATTGCTAGACGACATCATGACTGATAACAGCGACAATGCAGTATAATATTTCACCTAATATCCTATTGTTTCCTAAATAGCCGTCCTCTCCCATTTTGTGCGGGAAGAGGGGCTCCCCACCCGGCAACACGTAATCCTCCACTTTATCGGCGTCCACGCCCAGCTCCTGCACAGAGGCCGCGATGTCCCGATGAAGGTCTAACGAACGTTCTTTCAA
Above is a window of Papilio machaon chromosome 20, ilPapMach1.1, whole genome shotgun sequence DNA encoding:
- the LOC106711551 gene encoding pro-resilin; translation: MRTFVACIALALVACVGAEPPSGYSYNRPSGGHGGGGFSGGLSGGGPLQPVPAGYQTSEGQHVDAQLLEQVRQILLKEEASSGSGFGGGHSAPSSSYGAPSSSYGVPSSSYGVPGYSGRVVDINLEGVRQAIQVAQYEQSGGSSGGYPSSSYSAPSGSYGAPY
- the LOC106711531 gene encoding chondroitin sulfate synthase 1 — protein: MPRRSRWMHLVAGVVAGVTLGVFLKLCLKTSSRTSIQACPEAGKLYVDPDPLSIIGLRPEETVENSNRTLVFVGVMTAEQYLESRARAVYDTWAQDLPGRIAFFSSEVSRAPGLPLVPLRFVDDSYPPQKKSFLMLLYMYEKYGDRFEWFMRADDDVYVRGDKLGEFLRSVDSRKPQFIGQAGRGTAAERDALALEYNENFCMGGPGVLISRETLRRVAPHVKYCLKHLYTTHEDVELGRCVAKFAGVSCTWSYDMQTILHHNGSGSAAYTSTLKRREVHRAITLHPVKDHRQMYRLHTYFKNLRIQELKERSLDLHRDIAASVQELGVDADKVEDYVLPGGEPLFPHKMGEDGYLGNNRILGAPISMNRFKADDVEDIVHFDFISKSIYSISHSNPKRRIESPLKEALDDVIREVMEIINAPSRQRGRVIDFNELLYGYTRLQPLHGADHALDLLLKYRRYRGRKMTAAVRRHAYLQQSFTGTEIRELPIGEPPPPEDPAILEQVEGVEYEDFDEPSQQQGFLERLDVRGALESGLMRIHSNLPKVLQWSGGELEYPLYDRRIHFVMPLSGRQETFGRFMKNYEDIVLKTDQAVSLIIVLYLDSKNPLDYVNTQSLVKYYTDMYGKDIRIIQMGSTTFSRGAALTEGLKLCQDDDLIFFIDVDMMFNHLSLRRIRINTIKYTQVYFPIVFSEFNPDVVNGEDYNKFKDEILIADDDIGKFVEEEEETPKTERELADLKYSTEINDENGYFRQYGFGILGLYKCDFMRVGGFDLNIKGWGMEDVQLFETLIKSNLTVYRTADDSLVHKFHSVDCDKNLEKSQFLMCLGTKASTYGSDKHMAYYMLNHQEVLWPQEQHDNEQDKTNAEDVDKKEVKEKGAS